In a single window of the Pseudodesulfovibrio profundus genome:
- a CDS encoding class I SAM-dependent methyltransferase gives MELYEQGSINIWSDPYIRKQLLLAHLNANSDAASRKPETISATIDWMLKDSAPGAFIDWGCGPGLYSNEISARGWDVLGVDINEESVKYAEKKASEKTLSARYAVGSYLDQLSFGKFDIAACIYCDFGALKPNDRAAFLENVKNNLGEGGTFVFDVFGEQVCAGKTEGRNWLREEAKNFWCESPCYVLTECEHFKEQSVWGDKYVVIPDSGEPFSTVIWTHYFTVEAISTLLSDFGFEMTETNQNLVQNGEFISSDVIFIRAAVSGS, from the coding sequence ATGGAACTGTATGAACAGGGGAGCATCAATATTTGGTCAGACCCGTACATCCGTAAACAGCTGTTGCTGGCGCATTTGAATGCGAATTCAGATGCAGCCAGTCGCAAACCTGAGACTATCAGTGCGACCATTGATTGGATGTTGAAAGATAGTGCCCCCGGGGCATTTATCGATTGGGGATGCGGGCCAGGACTCTATTCCAACGAAATCTCAGCGCGTGGCTGGGATGTGCTTGGAGTTGATATCAATGAAGAGTCAGTAAAGTATGCTGAGAAAAAGGCTTCTGAGAAGACGTTGTCAGCTCGGTATGCCGTCGGCTCATACCTCGATCAGTTGAGTTTCGGAAAATTTGATATTGCCGCCTGCATTTATTGTGACTTTGGTGCATTGAAACCAAACGACAGGGCAGCGTTTCTGGAAAACGTCAAAAATAATCTTGGTGAAGGTGGTACCTTTGTCTTTGATGTCTTTGGCGAACAAGTGTGCGCAGGCAAGACGGAAGGGCGCAACTGGCTTCGCGAGGAAGCGAAAAACTTCTGGTGTGAATCGCCATGCTACGTTCTGACAGAGTGCGAACATTTCAAGGAACAGAGTGTCTGGGGAGATAAATACGTTGTCATCCCGGATTCAGGAGAGCCTTTCAGCACAGTTATCTGGACCCATTACTTCACGGTCGAGGCTATTTCGACGCTTCTGTCCGATTTCGGGTTTGAAATGACAGAGACCAACCAGAATCTGGTGCAAAATGGTGAGTTCATCTCATCTGATGTGATTTTCATTCGAGCAGCGGTGTCAGGTAGCTAA
- the mtnA gene encoding S-methyl-5-thioribose-1-phosphate isomerase, which translates to MTEHIQYSAEKDALILLDQRYLPNREDWFECKTTDDICFALVVMVVRGAPAIGVTAAYGCYLAGREVQGMDGDWKANLEKKLDQIHDARPTAVNLRWAVREMRRIWKEAGDVSLEELLSIWLERAKVIHVDDIKMCEMIGKFGGELMDDGDTIMTHCNAGALATAGYGTALGVVRGAIDQGKKVSVIANETRPFLQGARLTAYELHKDGIPVKVACDNACALLMKRGLVDKVVVGADRITANGDAVNKIGTFGVAVLAERFGIPFYVAAPQYTIDIETPTGDDVPIEDRDPKEVTHIGDHRIPPEGVEVYNLAFDPTPNELIAGIITEKGVLYPPYTESIKKLFEEE; encoded by the coding sequence GTGACTGAACATATTCAATATTCTGCTGAAAAAGATGCTCTGATCCTCCTTGACCAACGCTACCTGCCGAACCGTGAAGACTGGTTCGAGTGCAAAACCACGGATGATATCTGTTTCGCGCTGGTGGTCATGGTTGTTCGTGGTGCTCCGGCTATCGGTGTTACTGCCGCTTACGGCTGCTATCTCGCCGGACGCGAAGTGCAGGGCATGGACGGAGATTGGAAAGCCAATCTGGAAAAGAAACTCGACCAGATTCACGATGCACGCCCCACTGCTGTCAATTTGCGTTGGGCTGTTCGCGAAATGCGCCGCATCTGGAAAGAAGCTGGCGATGTGTCCCTCGAAGAACTGCTCTCCATCTGGCTTGAGCGCGCCAAGGTCATCCATGTGGATGATATCAAGATGTGTGAGATGATCGGCAAGTTCGGTGGTGAGTTGATGGATGACGGCGATACCATCATGACGCACTGTAATGCCGGTGCCCTGGCGACTGCCGGATACGGCACGGCTCTGGGTGTTGTTCGCGGTGCCATTGATCAGGGCAAGAAGGTCTCGGTCATTGCCAATGAGACCCGCCCCTTCCTGCAGGGAGCTCGTCTGACCGCCTACGAACTGCACAAGGACGGCATTCCGGTCAAGGTGGCGTGTGATAACGCCTGTGCACTGCTGATGAAGCGCGGCCTGGTGGACAAGGTTGTTGTCGGTGCAGACCGCATCACGGCCAATGGCGATGCAGTGAACAAGATCGGTACATTCGGCGTGGCTGTTTTGGCCGAGCGGTTCGGCATTCCTTTCTATGTTGCAGCTCCTCAGTACACCATCGATATCGAAACCCCCACGGGTGATGATGTCCCCATCGAGGATCGTGACCCGAAAGAAGTGACCCACATCGGTGATCATCGCATCCCACCTGAGGGTGTGGAGGTGTACAACCTCGCCTTTGATCCGACTCCCAATGAACTGATCGCCGGAATCATCACGGAAAAAGGTGTGCTCTATCCCCCGTACACCGAATCGATCAAGAAACTTTTCGAAGAAGAGTAG
- the fliW gene encoding flagellar assembly protein FliW — protein MTKLGEREISPEGIVYFPRGLIGMENKREFALLSVKDERSPFLLLQCVTDPGLGLLVADPYAFMDEYDVRLEKLERKTLKIENVKQLAILVTVSIPQNKPENTTLNLQGPIVINTQARIGLQVPQTDAGYPTHYNPIQK, from the coding sequence ATGACGAAGCTGGGCGAGCGCGAGATCAGCCCGGAAGGTATCGTATATTTCCCCCGTGGCCTCATTGGCATGGAGAACAAACGGGAATTCGCGCTCCTGAGTGTTAAGGATGAACGGTCCCCGTTCCTGCTGTTGCAGTGCGTGACTGATCCGGGATTGGGCCTGCTTGTGGCAGACCCCTATGCGTTCATGGATGAGTATGATGTCCGGCTGGAGAAGCTGGAAAGAAAGACGCTGAAGATCGAAAACGTCAAGCAGTTGGCCATTCTCGTGACAGTGTCCATCCCACAAAACAAACCCGAAAACACCACTCTTAACCTCCAGGGACCCATTGTTATCAATACCCAGGCGAGGATAGGTCTTCAGGTGCCGCAGACTGACGCGGGATATCCCACCCACTACAATCCCATTCAAAAATAG
- the gatB gene encoding Asp-tRNA(Asn)/Glu-tRNA(Gln) amidotransferase subunit GatB, producing MSRYETVIGLEVHAQLKTNTKIFCACSTKFGNDPNENVCPVCSGMPGVLPVLNEKVAEYASKMGLATNCTVNQKSVFARKNYFYPDLPKGYQISQFELPICEFGHVDIEVDGEKKRIGLTRIHMEEDAGKNIHSSADNASFVDLNRTGVPLIEIVSEPDMRSAEEAVAYLKELRSILLYLGICDGNMEEGSFRCDANVSIRPYGQEEFGTRAELKNLNSFRHIHKAINYEVERQIDLIEDGEEVVQETRLYNVDKGTTHSMRGKEEAHDYRYFPDPDLVPLVLQEEWIAQWQSELPELPSDKRERFMDEYEMADYDAALLTSELVVADYFEAAVEAYSGEIKKVTNWVVGELLPFCNDTEVQACDVKLSPEKLAELLKLVDDGTISVKIGKDIFRDLCESGDSPADYVKAKGLVQMSDTSELEAMVDQVLADNPSEVEAYKGGKTKLMGFFMGQVMRLSKGQANPGIVTKLIQEKLS from the coding sequence ATGTCCCGCTATGAAACCGTCATCGGGCTGGAAGTACATGCCCAGCTCAAGACGAACACCAAGATTTTCTGCGCCTGTTCCACCAAGTTCGGCAACGATCCCAACGAAAACGTGTGCCCGGTTTGTTCCGGCATGCCCGGTGTCTTGCCGGTGCTCAACGAAAAAGTGGCTGAATATGCATCCAAAATGGGGCTGGCCACCAATTGCACCGTGAATCAGAAGTCTGTTTTCGCTCGCAAGAACTACTTCTATCCCGATCTTCCCAAAGGGTACCAGATTTCGCAGTTCGAGCTGCCCATCTGTGAATTCGGGCATGTTGATATTGAAGTGGACGGCGAGAAGAAGCGGATCGGCCTGACCCGAATCCATATGGAAGAAGACGCAGGCAAGAACATTCACTCCTCTGCCGATAACGCCAGCTTTGTCGACCTGAACCGTACCGGCGTTCCGCTCATCGAGATTGTTTCCGAACCGGATATGCGTTCCGCTGAGGAGGCCGTTGCCTACCTCAAGGAATTGCGTTCCATTCTGCTCTATCTCGGCATCTGCGACGGCAACATGGAAGAGGGCAGCTTCCGCTGTGATGCCAACGTTTCCATCCGTCCCTACGGGCAGGAAGAGTTTGGCACGCGTGCCGAGCTGAAAAACCTCAACTCCTTCCGTCACATTCACAAGGCGATCAATTATGAAGTCGAACGTCAGATCGACCTGATCGAAGATGGTGAAGAGGTTGTGCAGGAAACCCGCCTCTACAATGTAGACAAGGGAACCACGCACTCCATGCGCGGCAAGGAAGAGGCCCACGATTATCGCTACTTCCCGGACCCGGACCTTGTGCCGCTCGTCCTGCAGGAAGAATGGATTGCCCAGTGGCAGTCTGAGCTGCCCGAGCTGCCCAGCGACAAGCGTGAGCGTTTCATGGATGAGTACGAAATGGCTGATTACGACGCCGCTCTGCTCACAAGTGAGTTGGTGGTTGCAGACTATTTCGAGGCTGCCGTGGAAGCGTATTCCGGCGAAATCAAAAAAGTGACCAACTGGGTGGTTGGTGAACTGCTCCCGTTCTGCAACGATACCGAAGTCCAGGCTTGTGATGTTAAGCTTTCGCCTGAAAAACTGGCCGAGCTACTCAAGCTGGTTGATGACGGCACCATCTCCGTGAAAATCGGCAAGGATATCTTCCGTGACTTGTGTGAGTCCGGTGATTCTCCCGCTGATTACGTCAAGGCCAAAGGACTGGTCCAGATGTCGGATACCAGTGAGCTGGAAGCCATGGTTGATCAGGTGCTGGCCGATAATCCTTCTGAAGTCGAAGCCTACAAGGGCGGCAAGACCAAGCTCATGGGATTCTTCATGGGACAGGTCATGCGTCTTTCCAAAGGGCAGGCCAACCCTGGTATCGTGACCAAACTGATACAGGAAAAGCTCTCCTGA
- the flgL gene encoding flagellar hook-associated protein FlgL, translating into MRVSQQMLFDRYVYNLNTSLTSLMDLNVKAQTQKRINKPSDDPTGMTRILDHRDTLRSLEQYKENISTAKGWLGTADEALMQVSTILTRAKELGTQAATGTVDENNREQISYELRSLFEQLVGLANSDFEGKSIFGGQKVDQPAFEEIMWLTTNDDDFGSSVDFTVNGSASQTVLVQFVDNTGTVGVGEQMNLSNAGVRYSIDGGESWLDDGYMSFSGGEGTLHLPSSGTSVDFHNDTMVRNNDPDDVNNADGTWLWIRPSARYLGDDDDPPPLVDKLGPGVSNIDAEASGAFLSTNVTVRIDNTSAVNMDEEIQYSYSLDGGINWVTGNVANADTSPNQSTLSVANGGILTLMSNGSNTLEPGQQFVIRPRSADIDLDISSSERVTVNNVGKDVFGGIYMDPDNVLAEGGNIVTLGSENAGRVFHSNGAPNMAISIQGDDEYSKNLFEVVGNLVAFTETNNQTGVQQALANLSEAQKHIMNSIADVGGRENRIAVGETIIDGLKLNEQTLVSSIEDADVSELMTELAQQQIVYESVLRSTSMIMQLNLGKFI; encoded by the coding sequence ATGCGCGTATCGCAACAAATGCTTTTTGACAGGTATGTTTATAACCTGAATACGTCCCTGACTTCCTTGATGGACCTCAACGTCAAGGCGCAGACGCAGAAGCGGATCAACAAGCCGAGCGACGATCCGACCGGAATGACACGTATTCTGGATCACCGGGACACATTGCGTTCCCTTGAACAGTACAAGGAGAATATCTCCACGGCCAAGGGATGGCTGGGTACTGCCGATGAAGCGCTGATGCAGGTCTCGACCATTCTTACCCGAGCCAAGGAGCTTGGGACACAGGCCGCTACCGGTACGGTCGATGAAAACAACCGCGAACAGATCAGTTACGAATTGCGCAGTCTGTTTGAGCAGCTTGTCGGGCTGGCCAATAGTGACTTTGAAGGCAAGTCTATCTTCGGTGGGCAGAAGGTCGACCAGCCCGCATTTGAAGAGATCATGTGGCTGACCACCAACGATGACGATTTCGGCAGTTCCGTGGACTTTACAGTGAACGGTTCGGCCAGTCAGACCGTGTTGGTGCAGTTTGTGGACAACACCGGCACCGTGGGCGTGGGGGAGCAGATGAACCTCTCCAACGCCGGAGTACGTTATTCGATCGATGGCGGTGAGTCGTGGCTGGATGATGGCTATATGAGTTTCAGTGGGGGAGAAGGAACGCTTCATCTCCCATCCAGTGGTACCAGTGTTGACTTCCACAATGATACAATGGTCAGGAACAACGATCCTGACGATGTGAATAATGCGGATGGAACGTGGTTGTGGATTCGTCCTTCGGCGCGTTATCTCGGCGATGACGATGATCCGCCACCATTGGTGGACAAGCTCGGACCCGGTGTTTCAAATATTGATGCCGAAGCTTCGGGGGCATTCCTGAGTACCAATGTCACGGTCCGTATCGACAATACTTCTGCTGTGAATATGGATGAGGAAATTCAATACTCCTACAGTCTTGACGGCGGTATCAACTGGGTGACCGGTAACGTTGCCAACGCCGATACTTCGCCCAACCAATCCACACTCAGCGTGGCCAATGGCGGTATCCTGACCCTGATGTCAAATGGCTCCAATACCTTGGAGCCCGGACAGCAGTTCGTTATTCGGCCGAGGTCCGCTGATATCGATCTGGATATTTCGTCCAGTGAACGGGTCACGGTCAACAATGTCGGCAAGGATGTGTTTGGCGGTATCTATATGGACCCCGACAATGTCCTGGCCGAAGGTGGCAATATCGTGACTCTGGGCAGTGAGAATGCGGGACGGGTGTTCCATTCCAATGGGGCGCCGAATATGGCCATCTCCATTCAAGGTGACGATGAGTACTCCAAGAACCTTTTCGAGGTCGTTGGTAACCTTGTGGCCTTCACTGAAACCAACAATCAAACTGGTGTGCAGCAGGCATTGGCGAATTTGTCCGAGGCCCAGAAGCACATCATGAATTCCATAGCCGACGTTGGTGGTCGCGAAAATCGCATCGCCGTGGGGGAAACCATCATCGACGGCCTGAAGCTCAATGAACAGACACTGGTCAGTTCCATTGAAGATGCGGACGTCAGTGAATTGATGACTGAGTTGGCGCAGCAGCAGATCGTGTACGAGTCCGTTTTACGGTCCACGTCGATGATCATGCAGTTGAATCTTGGCAAGTTTATCTAA
- the csrA gene encoding carbon storage regulator CsrA, translated as MLILTRRPGESLYLGDNIKLKILSVQGKQIKIGLDVPEDMTVYREEVYLKIKEQNKQALESSQQDLLAAAALWSEIENKK; from the coding sequence ATGTTGATACTGACCCGGAGACCGGGAGAAAGCCTATATCTGGGCGATAACATCAAGCTGAAGATCCTGAGTGTTCAGGGGAAGCAGATAAAAATCGGCCTGGACGTCCCTGAAGACATGACTGTCTACAGGGAAGAGGTGTATTTGAAGATCAAGGAACAGAACAAGCAGGCGCTGGAATCCAGCCAGCAGGACCTGCTCGCGGCGGCTGCATTATGGTCAGAGATAGAAAACAAAAAATAA
- the flgM gene encoding flagellar biosynthesis anti-sigma factor FlgM codes for MVIKSIVGDQHPYANKKIDNKSQAEQAQKSQGQAKTTADNADRVVLSSEARLRGASLQTANDAPDVRREKVDRLKQQVKDGTYKPDVKKAAANLIRDDLDLFVK; via the coding sequence ATGGTTATCAAGAGTATCGTAGGGGACCAACACCCATACGCAAACAAGAAGATCGACAACAAGAGTCAGGCCGAGCAGGCGCAGAAGTCACAAGGACAAGCCAAGACGACTGCTGACAACGCTGATCGCGTGGTCCTTTCGTCCGAAGCCCGTCTGCGTGGTGCATCCCTGCAGACAGCCAATGATGCGCCCGATGTCCGGCGCGAAAAGGTTGACCGCCTGAAGCAGCAGGTCAAGGACGGCACATACAAGCCCGACGTGAAGAAGGCCGCAGCAAACCTGATTCGCGACGACCTGGATCTTTTCGTCAAGTAA
- a CDS encoding DVU0524 family FlgM-associated protein has protein sequence MKTQSATVRNMLRTYGKQLTSAKRLARFRQAMGGTPPMDDVARQARRREMVERIAHEVIENLIVNTEHTPVVAAIMRQMEEEFGTRFIYEYPVDGTDVQILRDTENGPHELTGADRNKVMRRLWEITLSKVDQTML, from the coding sequence GTGAAGACTCAATCGGCTACAGTTCGCAACATGCTGCGCACCTATGGAAAGCAGCTTACAAGCGCCAAGCGTCTTGCACGCTTTCGTCAGGCCATGGGAGGCACGCCCCCTATGGATGATGTGGCCCGACAGGCCAGGCGTCGCGAAATGGTCGAGCGTATAGCGCACGAGGTCATTGAAAATCTGATAGTCAACACCGAGCACACTCCCGTTGTTGCCGCCATCATGAGACAGATGGAAGAGGAATTCGGCACACGGTTTATTTATGAGTATCCGGTGGACGGAACCGACGTTCAGATATTAAGGGATACGGAAAACGGACCGCACGAACTTACCGGGGCCGATAGGAACAAGGTAATGAGGCGGTTGTGGGAGATAACACTGTCAAAGGTTGACCAAACAATGCTTTGA
- a CDS encoding ARMT1-like domain-containing protein, with protein sequence MGFDRNFESVLDISYGKHVSLDALLLHFMTENHLEYTIDPDKNGSMEQLRFMMALEDGEFYAPCSDEMFMMLLQEGLPDELLKDYLKQWKTFIKLTRNFCSEREQASRFIQLARHKFRMVLASPIVIPSRLMKRLITIFMTQSGIDDPYRSIRRALNRRAARIVDSDVYDKMVHDCLVDDEKCERIDDLRHKLDMLEVERLMRMSTLTDNWSPESFDEEALRRAKIDDEIRQSSELFTPVCDALGKGGDDPKRILYIPNRAGGLMFDLQVIKALLRLGHRVVLALKEGFFFEYPTFWDRDADPVLSQRLKGAHFVSEDRLSKNQLLAIMAQHNFVVISDGTRETFNPYRCSVTFARAWKECDIVLAKGRSMNKRMIGSSHNFTRDVVSFYRSKEGEFKLHYKHKPEKVHKFSESYITSKADAIIAEMRQAKAQGNTVMFYSGIIGSVPGQTKVAIEVISAYVNHLRNTLDDAYIINPGEHFEEGMDADDLMYMWEKVQRSGYINVWRFQTYFDIEKSFELLGRKVPPVWTGKDATYSTGCTKEMHIALDVQRAYPELQIIGPNPEKFFRRREYGVGKFCDVAIDSCG encoded by the coding sequence ATGGGTTTTGACCGGAATTTCGAGTCGGTGCTGGATATTTCTTACGGCAAACATGTCTCCCTGGACGCGTTGCTGCTTCATTTCATGACGGAAAACCATCTGGAATACACCATTGATCCGGACAAAAACGGCTCAATGGAACAACTGCGTTTCATGATGGCCCTCGAAGATGGCGAGTTCTATGCTCCGTGCTCTGATGAGATGTTCATGATGCTGTTGCAGGAAGGGCTGCCCGATGAACTGCTCAAGGATTATCTCAAGCAGTGGAAAACGTTCATCAAGCTGACGCGAAACTTCTGTTCCGAACGGGAGCAGGCCAGCCGCTTCATTCAATTGGCTCGACACAAGTTCCGAATGGTCCTGGCCTCGCCCATCGTTATCCCGTCACGGTTGATGAAGCGACTCATCACTATTTTCATGACCCAGTCGGGAATCGATGATCCGTATCGCTCCATTCGACGGGCGCTCAATCGCCGTGCCGCACGCATTGTCGATTCCGACGTGTACGACAAGATGGTGCATGACTGTCTGGTGGATGACGAAAAGTGCGAACGCATTGATGATCTGCGCCACAAGCTCGACATGCTTGAGGTGGAGCGACTGATGCGCATGTCCACCCTGACCGACAACTGGTCGCCGGAGTCCTTTGATGAGGAGGCACTGCGCAGGGCCAAGATCGATGATGAAATTCGCCAGAGTTCAGAGTTGTTTACTCCGGTCTGCGATGCTCTCGGTAAAGGGGGCGATGACCCGAAACGCATTCTGTACATACCCAACAGAGCCGGTGGGCTGATGTTTGACCTTCAAGTGATCAAGGCCTTGTTGCGCCTTGGACACAGGGTGGTTCTGGCGCTCAAGGAAGGATTCTTTTTCGAGTATCCCACTTTCTGGGACCGTGATGCTGATCCGGTCCTGTCGCAGCGACTCAAGGGCGCACATTTCGTCAGCGAAGATCGACTCTCGAAAAATCAGTTGCTGGCAATCATGGCCCAGCACAATTTCGTGGTCATCTCCGATGGAACCCGGGAAACGTTCAACCCCTATCGCTGTTCGGTGACATTCGCCCGTGCATGGAAGGAGTGCGACATTGTTCTGGCGAAAGGGCGTTCCATGAATAAACGAATGATCGGTTCAAGCCACAATTTCACTCGCGATGTGGTCAGCTTTTACCGAAGCAAGGAAGGCGAGTTCAAGCTCCATTACAAACACAAGCCTGAAAAAGTACACAAGTTCAGCGAGAGCTACATTACTTCCAAGGCTGATGCCATTATCGCGGAAATGCGACAGGCCAAGGCGCAGGGCAACACTGTCATGTTCTATTCGGGGATCATCGGTTCGGTACCGGGGCAGACCAAAGTCGCCATTGAAGTGATCTCCGCTTATGTCAATCATCTCAGAAACACACTTGACGATGCCTACATCATCAACCCCGGTGAGCATTTCGAGGAAGGAATGGACGCCGACGACCTGATGTACATGTGGGAGAAGGTCCAGCGCAGCGGCTATATCAACGTCTGGCGTTTTCAGACGTATTTCGATATTGAAAAGAGCTTCGAGCTGCTGGGACGGAAAGTGCCGCCTGTCTGGACAGGAAAGGATGCCACATATTCCACTGGTTGTACCAAGGAGATGCATATCGCCCTTGACGTCCAGAGGGCATATCCCGAATTGCAGATCATCGGCCCCAACCCGGAAAAATTCTTCCGGCGTCGGGAGTATGGCGTGGGTAAGTTCTGCGATGTCGCAATTGATTCGTGTGGATAA
- a CDS encoding MltA domain-containing protein, with amino-acid sequence MKTESIERRIQTGWRCLFLLLALCVLAACVKRVGDVNDDATKVAVETEKVPDEKVEASPNACDVVKRPTSTQEALGLLRSSRQLRLTLRVEPKPETLPFCELFFPLNSEEGLQSSSRIDLKSQGLTSWTALAGPVQRSLEYALNMPQDQPALLQPGMSLKWAQVVRSLEEFLDLLPYLDEQPELLANRFVWYGMSQKPLMTGYYTPEIEASLTRRPGYDFPIYGVPSDLRFGMVRGHEQFYRLDRGRVLPYYDRGDVDVRKVLAGRKLEIAWAKDPLDVFYMQVEGCGRLRLPDGTARNVLYGAKNGHGFRSLGRILHAKGLLPKGRLSKNHVKKYFSKHPKDMFKLMAENRSYVFFRLEDSPPEGTIGKPLTPMVSLATDRKLLPLGSVLAFEADIPHAKNGRPVGKRRVTGIGLAQDTGTAIKGPRLDYYIGEGNEVEPVANNIMTKATVYLLISKEALING; translated from the coding sequence ATGAAAACTGAGTCGATCGAAAGGCGTATCCAAACAGGATGGCGCTGCCTTTTCCTGCTTCTCGCGCTCTGTGTGCTGGCGGCCTGTGTCAAACGCGTCGGCGATGTGAACGATGATGCGACGAAGGTCGCTGTCGAGACCGAAAAGGTGCCCGACGAGAAAGTGGAGGCATCACCAAACGCGTGTGATGTCGTCAAACGACCGACTTCCACTCAGGAGGCACTCGGTCTGCTTCGTTCATCGCGCCAGTTGCGACTGACGTTGCGGGTGGAACCGAAGCCGGAGACCCTGCCGTTTTGCGAGTTGTTTTTCCCACTCAATAGCGAGGAAGGTCTGCAAAGTTCCTCGCGGATTGATCTGAAAAGTCAGGGACTGACTTCATGGACCGCATTGGCCGGCCCGGTGCAGCGCAGCCTGGAGTACGCCCTGAATATGCCGCAGGATCAACCGGCATTGCTTCAGCCTGGCATGTCCCTCAAGTGGGCGCAGGTGGTCAGGTCCCTTGAGGAATTTCTCGACCTGCTGCCGTACCTGGATGAACAGCCGGAACTTCTTGCCAATCGTTTCGTTTGGTATGGCATGAGTCAGAAGCCGCTGATGACCGGGTATTACACCCCGGAGATCGAGGCGAGTCTTACACGGCGACCGGGCTATGATTTCCCGATCTACGGCGTACCTTCCGATCTTCGGTTCGGCATGGTGCGTGGGCATGAGCAGTTTTACCGACTGGACCGCGGGCGGGTACTGCCGTACTATGATCGCGGGGATGTCGATGTTCGCAAGGTTCTCGCAGGGCGGAAGCTCGAAATAGCCTGGGCCAAAGACCCACTCGATGTGTTTTACATGCAGGTTGAGGGATGTGGTCGTTTGCGTCTGCCCGATGGCACGGCGCGTAACGTGCTCTACGGTGCAAAGAACGGCCACGGATTCCGAAGCCTGGGGCGCATTCTTCACGCCAAGGGATTGCTTCCCAAGGGGCGGTTGTCGAAGAATCATGTGAAAAAATATTTTTCCAAGCATCCCAAGGACATGTTCAAGCTGATGGCGGAAAATCGCAGCTACGTGTTTTTCCGGCTTGAAGATTCGCCGCCCGAAGGTACCATAGGAAAGCCGTTGACGCCGATGGTTTCGCTGGCTACAGACCGAAAGCTTCTGCCGCTTGGAAGCGTGCTCGCTTTCGAGGCGGATATCCCCCATGCGAAGAACGGTCGCCCTGTTGGCAAACGGCGGGTGACCGGCATTGGCTTGGCGCAGGATACCGGCACGGCCATCAAAGGGCCGCGGCTGGACTATTACATTGGTGAAGGGAATGAGGTGGAGCCCGTTGCCAATAATATAATGACAAAGGCCACCGTCTATTTGTTGATAAGTAAGGAAGCATTGATAAATGGCTGA
- a CDS encoding DUF4254 domain-containing protein produces the protein MADITYDELKEMIQDAVAHQLRSVTDWHLGDPVYDDEGEPSPDLAGVAGFRELVGRQHWVNFKLWHVEDRARRKDVDATVIADCKYAIDKLNQKRNDLIERVDECLIGMLTPLLPADGAERYNTETVGAALDRLSIQALKIYHMKEQCSRKDVDEGHVKQCSDKVLTLQQQHEDLTRAIVELIEEYEAGTKKPKVYFQFKMYNDPSLNPELYKNKN, from the coding sequence ATGGCTGATATTACATATGATGAACTGAAAGAAATGATTCAGGACGCCGTAGCGCACCAGTTGCGCTCCGTCACCGATTGGCACCTGGGCGATCCTGTGTACGATGATGAGGGAGAGCCTTCTCCCGATCTCGCAGGGGTGGCAGGATTTCGCGAACTCGTGGGCCGCCAGCACTGGGTGAATTTCAAGCTGTGGCACGTGGAAGACCGTGCTCGTCGCAAGGATGTCGATGCCACTGTCATTGCTGATTGCAAGTACGCCATCGACAAGCTCAATCAGAAACGCAACGACCTTATCGAGCGTGTGGACGAGTGTCTGATCGGTATGCTGACCCCGCTGCTTCCGGCCGATGGCGCCGAGCGCTACAACACCGAGACCGTCGGTGCAGCCCTTGACCGTCTTTCCATTCAGGCGCTGAAAATCTACCACATGAAGGAACAGTGCAGCCGCAAGGATGTGGACGAAGGACACGTCAAGCAGTGCTCCGACAAGGTGCTGACATTGCAGCAGCAGCATGAAGACCTGACTCGCGCCATTGTAGAACTCATCGAAGAGTACGAAGCTGGAACCAAGAAGCCGAAGGTGTATTTCCAGTTCAAAATGTACAACGACCCGAGCTTGAATCCGGAACTTTACAAGAACAAGAACTAG